The following coding sequences are from one Pelmatolapia mariae isolate MD_Pm_ZW linkage group LG4, Pm_UMD_F_2, whole genome shotgun sequence window:
- the LOC134626375 gene encoding hemoglobin subunit beta-like: MVVWTDFERTTIQDIFSKIDYAVVGQAAFSRCLTVYPWTQRYFGQFGNLYNAAAIASNPKVAAHGKIIIEALEKAVKNMDNIKATYAELSTLHSEKLQVDPDNFMLLGDCLTIVVASQLGKNFTAEVHAAFQKFLAVVVSSLRRQYY, translated from the exons ATGGTTGTGTGGACAGACTTTGAGCGCACCACGATCCAGGACATCTTCTCCAAGATCGACTATGCGGTCGTTGGGCAAGCAGCTTTTTCCAG GTGTTTGACTGTCTATCCCTGGACTCAGAGGTATTTTGGTCAATTTGGAAACCTCTACAATGCTGCTGCTATTGCATCAAATCCAAAGGTTGCTGCTCATGGAAAAATTATCATCGAAGCTCTGGAAAAAGCAGTGAAGAACATGGACAACATCAAGGCTACATATGCAGAGCTGAGCACGCTGCACTCTGAGAAACTGCAGGTGGACCCTGACAATTTCATG CTCCTGGGCGATTGCCTGACCATTGTGGTTGCTTCCCAGTTGGGTAAAAACTTCACTGCTGAGGTTCATGCAGCTTTCCAGAAGTTCCTGGCAGTGGTGGTGTCCTCCCTCAGAAGACAGTACTACTAA
- the LOC134626380 gene encoding hemoglobin embryonic subunit alpha-like: MLKCQDLICEVGRVCAFPVSYIRRPQIELNTTPTATTGKMTSLSAKDKNTVKAFWAKVAGKEEQIGCDAVSRMLTVYPQTKTYFSHWKDLSPGSAPVKKHGATVMAAVTDAVSKIDDLTGALLSLSELHAFTLRVDPANFKVLSHNLLVVLSTMFPQDFTPEVHVAMDKFLAAVALALSEKYR; the protein is encoded by the exons ATGCTCAAATGCCAGGACCTTATCTGTGAGGTGGGTCGGGTGTGtgcatttcctgtttcatatataAGACGTCCACAGATTGAGCTGAACACAACTCCAACAGCAACAACAGGCAAGATGACCAGTCTTTCTGCAAAGGACAAGAACACAGTCAAAGCCTTCTGGGCTAAAGTGGCTGGCAAGGAGGAACAAATCGGCTGTgatgctgtctccag GATGCTGACAGTGTACCCTCAGACCAAGACTTACTTCTCCCACTGGAAGGACCTGAGCCCCGGCTCTGCCCCAGTGAAGAAGCACGGAGCAACCGTGATGGCTGCAGTTACTGATGCTGTCAGCAAAATTGACGATCTGACCGGAGCTCTTCTGAGCCTCAGTGAGCTGCACGCCTTCACTCTGAGAGTGGACCCTGCTAACTTCAAG GTTCTGTCTCACAACCTCCTCGTGGTCCTGTCCACCATGTTCCCCCAGGACTTCACCCCTGAGGTCCATGTGGCTATGGACAAGTTCCTGGCTGCTGTGGCTCTCGCCCTGTCTGAGAAATACAGATAA